One Ricinus communis isolate WT05 ecotype wild-type chromosome 7, ASM1957865v1, whole genome shotgun sequence genomic region harbors:
- the LOC8262907 gene encoding uncharacterized LOC8262907, which produces MNSYNFSENYMILRPEDVRFFDIFRVLWSDEIEKKAFVDYPNGKEENLNRRWRIFLSLLAQKILQLAAKPVSWFGSKFELWLNLISCNHDIFMLLYNALRGKVVLPVKESGTFLSILGHMDKRIHLDKNIKPDNCRYYSALSVMAAKISYENQAFVENVVRNHWNMELIGHYDFWNDFQRKCTTRAIMLHDKNAEPDIIVVAFRGTEPFDTDEWCTDCDVSWYELQGMGKIHGGFMKALGLLMHEGWPKDFEQDQNRPIAYYTIREKLKQLMQQSDRTKFILTGHSMGGALAILFPAVLAMHEQTDLLERLEGVYTFGQPRVGDEEFKRFMKFQLLTYGFTYLRFVYCNDVVPRLPTDDSTFLFKHFGTCIYYDSCYKGKIIPEEPYKNYVSPFAPLPRFVNAVWELLRSFIMPYMKGPDYAEGWFLKIIRWYGLIMPGLAAHNPQDYVNMTRLGSDSLYFRVREQNFRSVSDFGIAK; this is translated from the exons ATGAATTCTTACAACTTCTCTGAGAATTATATGATACTGAGACCAGAAGATGTGAGATTTTTCGACATTTTTCGGGTCTTATGGAGCGATGAAATCGAGAAGAAAGCATTCGTGGATTATCCAAatggaaaggaagaaaatcTTAATAGAAGATGGCGTATATTTCTATCCCTCCTGGCACAAAAGATCTTGCAGTTGGCTGCCAAGCCAGTGTCATGGTTTGGATCGAAGTTCGAACTGTGGCTCAACCTTATATCTTGTAATCATGACATTTTTATGCTCTTGTACAATGCTCTCCGAG GTAAGGTGGTTTTACCTGTGAAAGAATCAGGAACATTCTTGTCGATTCTTGGACATATGGACAAGCGTATCCACTTGGACAAGAATATCAAACCTGATAACTGCAGATACTACAGTGCGCTCTCTGTAATGGCAGCTAAGATATCATATGAGAATCAAGCCTTTGTCGAAAATGTAGTCAGAAATCACTGGAAT ATGGAATTAATTGGACACTACGATTTTTGGAATG attttcaaagaaaatgtACAACACGAGCCATAATGCTTCATGATAAAAATGCAGAACCTGATATAATTGTTGTGGCCTTTAGAGGCACCGAACCCTTCGACACAGATGAGTGGTGTACTGATTGTGATGTCTCCTGGTATGAGCTTCAAGGCATGGGAAAAATTCATGGCGGGTTCATGAAAGCATTAGGCTTATTAATGCACGAAGGGTGGCCAAAAGATTTTGAACAAGATCAAAACCGTCCAATAGCTTACTACACCATAAGGGAGAAACTGAAACAACTTATGCAACAAAGTGATCGAACAAAGTTCATATTAACTGGCCATAGTATGGGCGGGGCACTTGCGATTCTCTTCCCAGCCGTTCTAGCAATGCACGAGCAGACAGATTTATTAGAAAGATTGGAAGGTGTATATACATTTGGACAGCCTAGAGTTGGAGATGAGGAGTTCAAGAGATTTATGAAATTTCAACTGTTAACCTACGGGTTTACATATTTGAGGTTTGTTTATTGCAATGACGTTGTTCCAAGATTGCCTACTGATGATTCAACATTTTTGTTCAAGCACTTTGGGACATGTATCTACTATGACAGCTGCTACAAAGGCAAg ATTATTCCAGAAGAACCATACAAGAATTATGTATCGCCATTTGCACCGTTACCCAGGTTTGTAAATGCTGTGTGGGAGCTATTAAGAAGCTTCATTATGCCATACATGAAGGGACCAGATTATGCAGAAGGTTGGTTTCTTAAAATCATTAGATGGTATGGACTTATAATGCCTGGTCTTGCAGCTCATAATCCACAAGATTATGTTAACATGACTCGTCTGGGATCTGATTCCTTGTATTTTCGAGTTCGAGAACAAAATTTTAGGAGTGTCTCAGATTTTGGTATAGCAAAATGA
- the LOC8262908 gene encoding uncharacterized LOC8262908 has product MDCDKGFSSSHMILKPEEVNLFDLIHILFSTDLRKRRFVDSAKATEESFERRWIIFISIVVQKMLQVFSKPLAFVGSLSEMWLNLLSINGNFFKLSFNFLRGKVVIPDRTSANFTSFIGNFDKRLELDTNIKRGDKRYHAALSMMASKASYENKAYLETIVNDHWKMEFLGFYDYWNDYQDKATTQAFLFRDKTDEHDTIVVAFRGTEPFDADAWCSDFDISWYELEGIGKIHGGFMKALGLQKNIGWPKEEINKNDSRKAPLAYYGIRERLRELMSQNDKAKYILTGHSLGGALAILFPAVLAFHEEKMLLERLEGVYTFGQPRVGDESFGKYMENYKLKENGILYYRFVYSNDMVPRLPYDDSALMFKHFGTCIYYNRHYKAKVVPEEPNKNYFSPFGAITMMINAFMELVRSFTIIHSKGPDYRECWFMRMFRIIGLVIPGVPAHCPQDYVNATRLGSPDVFFPPQQS; this is encoded by the exons ATGGATTGTGACAAAGGGTTTTCAAGTAGCCATATGATCCTGAAGCCAGAAGAAGTAAACTTGTTTGATCTCATTCACATCTTATTTTCTACTGATCTTAGAAAGAGAAGGTTCGTCGACAGTGCTAAGGCGACAGAGGAGAGTTTCGAGCGACGATGGATCATCTTTATTTCCATAGTAGTTCAAAAGATGTTGCAGGTCTTCTCAAAACCATTGGCATTTGTTGGTTCGCTGTCTGAGATGTGGCTTAACCTGTTGTCTATTAACGGAAACTTCTTCAAGCTCTCGTTCAATTTCTTGAGAG GGAAGGTAGTAATTCCTGATAGAACATCAGCAAATTTCACTTCTTTCATTGGAAATTTTGACAAGCGACTTGAGTTGGACACCAACATTAAACGAGGAGATAAAAGATACCATGCTGCACTTTCTATGATGGCATCTAAAGCTTCCTATGAGAATAAGGCCTACCTTGAAACCATAGTCAATGACCATTGGAAG ATGGAGTTCTTGGGATTTTATGACTACTGGAATG ATTATCAAGATAAAGCGACTACTCAAGCCTTCCTATTTCGTGACAAAACCGATGAACATGACACCATAGTTGTAGCCTTTAGAGGAACTGAACCATTCGACGCAGATGCTTGGTGTTCCGATTTCGACATCTCTTGGTATGAACTTGAAGGAATAGGAAAGATACATGGAGGTTTTATGAAAGCTCTAGGGTTACAGAAAAACATCGGTTGGCCTAAggaagaaattaataaaaatgatagtAGAAAGGCACCCTTGGCCTACTATGGAATTAGAGAAAGGTTGAGAGAATTAATGTCCCAAAATGATAAAGCAAAGTATATATTGACTGGCCATAGTTTAGGTGGGGCACTGGCGATTCTGTTTCCAGCAGTCTTGGCATTTCATGAAGAGAAGATGTTGTTGGAAAGACTGGAAGGAGTGTATACATTTGGGCAGCCTAGGGTTGGTGATGAAAGTTTTGGAAAATACATGGAGAATTATAAGTTAAAAGAGAATGGTATACTTTATTATAGATTTGTTTACAGTAATGACATGGTTCCTAGGTTGCCTTATGATGATTCTGCACTCATGTTCAAGCATTTTGGGACTTGCATTTACTATAACAGGCACTACAAAGCCAAG GTTGTTCCAGAAGAACCAAACAAGAATTACTTCTCACCATTCGGGGCAATAACCATGATGATAAATGCATTTATGGAGCTAGTAAGAAGCTTCACTATTATTCACAGCAAAGGTCCTGATTATAGAGAATGTTGGTTCATGAGAATGTTTAGGATAATTGGATTGGTGATTCCTGGCGTGCCTGCCCATTGCCCTCAGGATTATGTTAATGCGACTCGCCTTGGTTCACCAGATGTATTTTTTCCTCCTCAACAATCATGA